AAGGATTTTGGAAGAACCCCAGTCCGATAGAATTCGATAGGTGCCCACGAGATGGGAGAAAAGGTCTACGTGTATGTGCTCGAATTTCTCCGTGCTCAATGTCCGGAGTCGATCCAAAAGAACATCGTCAGAACGATTCATTGGAAACTCATTTCTAAAGAGCCGATTGAAATCACTTCGTCGCGTTCTGGCCGTAGTGAAAAAGAAAGATTGAGATCAGCGCGGAAAGAATCGAAAGATAATGAAATAGATTGATCTTCTCCGAAAAAACGATCACTCCCACAAAGATAGAGGTCGTGAGAATCGATAGGACGGCGTATAAAATGTAATACGAAGCTCCAAAACGGCTGTAGAGAAGATAAAATCCTACGAATGTAAAATACAATCCTACTCCGCTGATTACAAAGTAGATCCAATTTTGCGCAAGGTATTCTTTTAAAGTTTCGGGTTTGTAAAAGAAAATGGAGAAGGTCAATAGTATAATACAGACGACGAGAGTCGGTATCAGAAAGAGAAACGGAGCGGAAATTGCGGTCGATTTTTTCTGACCGTATGCAAAGAACGCGTTACCGATCGCGGCGATCAATGCGAATAAAAATGGATAAAGCGTTGCGTTGAATTTCATTCTATGGAATCTCCAAAAGCTCTGTTTTTCCATAAATCTATCTTTGAATTTTAGAAGAAGCATAATTCTCCCATTTACTCGAGGACTTGATGGAAGATCCATCTACTACAACAAATAAGGAATGACTTTACAAACCGGTCTTTCTTAAAAGCAAGAAAAATCGCAAAGCGAGTTTATGAAGAATTTCGATTTCCCGTTAAAACGAGGTTATGCGCAGGCAAGAGCGCAACGAATTCCATCCATTGCGGCGGACACGATTCCACCCGCGTAACCCGCCCCTTCTCCACAAGGATACAAACCTTGAATTCTTATATGTTGTAAGGTTTCCGGATTTCTCGGAATACTCACGGGCGAAGAGGTTCTGGTTTCAGGCGCGTGTACGACTGCTTCGTTCGTAAGATAACCGCGCATGGATTTATCAAATTCTTTGAATGCGATTTGCAAAGATCGAAAAATAAAATCGGGAAGTACATTCTTCAATTCTACGGATTTGATTCCCGGTGTATAGGAAGTCTTCGGAAGATCTGCGGAGAGTTTATCGTTTACAAAATCAGAAAGTCTTTGCGCGGGGGCGGTTTGACTTTTCCCACCCGCGATCCAGGCGCTATGTTCGATCGATCTTTG
The sequence above is a segment of the Leptospira stimsonii genome. Coding sequences within it:
- a CDS encoding transporter, encoding MKFNATLYPFLFALIAAIGNAFFAYGQKKSTAISAPFLFLIPTLVVCIILLTFSIFFYKPETLKEYLAQNWIYFVISGVGLYFTFVGFYLLYSRFGASYYILYAVLSILTTSIFVGVIVFSEKINLFHYLSILSALISIFLFHYGQNATK